In Penaeus chinensis breed Huanghai No. 1 chromosome 2, ASM1920278v2, whole genome shotgun sequence, the following proteins share a genomic window:
- the LOC125032555 gene encoding cuticle protein 8-like: MFWKLVFVLLAVIEVILGHPDVYEPVYKPEPLPYYFNYDVHDDYKGAHFGQSEKSDGKAVYGSYTVALPDGRKQLVEYTADHYKGYVAKVSYYGKAKHPKYYGPPITFKPSYGYH, translated from the exons ATGTTTTGGAAG TTGGTGTTCGTGCTACTAGCAGTGATCGAGGTTATCCTGGGTCACCCTGATGTCTACGAACCCGTTTATAAACCG GAACCCCTCCCGTACTACTTCAACTACGACGTGCACGACGACTACAAGGGCGCCCATTTCGGCCAGAGCGAGAAGTCGGACGGAAAAGCTGTCTACGGTTCCTACACCGTCgcgctccccgacggccgcaagcaaCTT GTTGAGTACACGGCCGACCACTACAAGGGCTATGTGGCCAAGGTTAGCTACTACGGCAAGGCCAAACACCCTAAGTACTACGGCCCTCCTATTACCTTCAAACCTTCCTACGGGTACCATTaa
- the LOC125032530 gene encoding cuticle protein 7-like isoform X2: protein MVSKMFISLLAVMGVALAYPSAPYASHYQPKPLMPYAFEYGVADYRGNNFNRKEHSDGQKVQGSYSVDLPDGRVQTVNYHADGQHGFVADVQYTGQAHHPPTPVHGSSGSYGSHKY from the exons ATGGTTTCCAAG ATGTTCATCAGTCTATTGGCAGTAATGGGAGTCGCACTTGCCTACCCATCTGCCCCCTATGCATCCCACTATCAACCAAAG CCCTTAATGCCTTATGCCTTCGAGTATGGCGTGGCCGACTACAGGGGCAACAACTTCAACCGCAAGGAACACTCCGACGGACAGAAGGTTCAGGGTTCCTACTCGGTCGACCTCCCTGACGGCCGTGTGCAGACT GTAAACTACCATGCTGACGGACAGCACGGTTTTGTCGCTGACGTGCAGTACACCGGTCAGGcgcaccacccacccacacccgtgCACGGTTCCTCCGGTTCATACGGTTCTCACAAGTACTGA
- the LOC125032530 gene encoding cuticle protein 7-like isoform X1, which produces MVSKMFISLLAVMGVALAYPSAPYASHYQPKQPLMPYAFEYGVADYRGNNFNRKEHSDGQKVQGSYSVDLPDGRVQTVNYHADGQHGFVADVQYTGQAHHPPTPVHGSSGSYGSHKY; this is translated from the exons ATGGTTTCCAAG ATGTTCATCAGTCTATTGGCAGTAATGGGAGTCGCACTTGCCTACCCATCTGCCCCCTATGCATCCCACTATCAACCAAAG caGCCCTTAATGCCTTATGCCTTCGAGTATGGCGTGGCCGACTACAGGGGCAACAACTTCAACCGCAAGGAACACTCCGACGGACAGAAGGTTCAGGGTTCCTACTCGGTCGACCTCCCTGACGGCCGTGTGCAGACT GTAAACTACCATGCTGACGGACAGCACGGTTTTGTCGCTGACGTGCAGTACACCGGTCAGGcgcaccacccacccacacccgtgCACGGTTCCTCCGGTTCATACGGTTCTCACAAGTACTGA
- the LOC125032395 gene encoding cuticle protein 19-like isoform X2: protein MKAKMMAVMLTTSFLLTGPTLALPADPPHVYDARASHSFHPDPDEVHERTYDFKYTVRNDESGADFAHSEASDGTSVRGSYTVLLPDGRRQTVTYVVDSQTGYTARVTYSGEAHRPATFGSPVIPTAQTYRPQLGF, encoded by the exons ATGAAGGCAAAG ATGATGGCAGTGATGCTGACGACCTCGTTCTTACTCACGGGTCCGACCTTGGCCCTCCCGGCTGACCCTCCCCATGTCTATGATGCGCGAGCTTCGCACAGTTTTCACCCTGACCCTGACGAG GTGCATGAGCGTACGTACGACTTCAAATACACCGTCAGGAACGATGAGTCGGGCGCAGACTTCGCCCACAGTGAGGCATCGGACGGCACCAGCGTCAGGGGGTCCTACACCGTCCTTCTGCCTGATGGCCGCAGGCAGACG GTGACCTATGTGGTCGACTCCCAGACGGGCTACACTGCCCGCGTGACTTACTCAGGAGAGGCCCATCGCCCCGCCACGTTCGGCTCGCCTGTCATCCCAACGGCCCAGACCTACAGACCTCAGCTCGGCTTCTAG
- the LOC125032395 gene encoding cuticle protein 19-like isoform X1 yields the protein MSKRFVDEFSSAKMMAVMLTTSFLLTGPTLALPADPPHVYDARASHSFHPDPDEVHERTYDFKYTVRNDESGADFAHSEASDGTSVRGSYTVLLPDGRRQTVTYVVDSQTGYTARVTYSGEAHRPATFGSPVIPTAQTYRPQLGF from the exons ATGTCCAAACGTTTTGTTGATGAGTTTTCTTCCGCAAAGATGATGGCAGTGATGCTGACGACCTCGTTCTTACTCACGGGTCCGACCTTGGCCCTCCCGGCTGACCCTCCCCATGTCTATGATGCGCGAGCTTCGCACAGTTTTCACCCTGACCCTGACGAG GTGCATGAGCGTACGTACGACTTCAAATACACCGTCAGGAACGATGAGTCGGGCGCAGACTTCGCCCACAGTGAGGCATCGGACGGCACCAGCGTCAGGGGGTCCTACACCGTCCTTCTGCCTGATGGCCGCAGGCAGACG GTGACCTATGTGGTCGACTCCCAGACGGGCTACACTGCCCGCGTGACTTACTCAGGAGAGGCCCATCGCCCCGCCACGTTCGGCTCGCCTGTCATCCCAACGGCCCAGACCTACAGACCTCAGCTCGGCTTCTAG